Genomic window (Alligator mississippiensis isolate rAllMis1 chromosome 4, rAllMis1, whole genome shotgun sequence):
ctgagggacctgggactcttcactATCTAAGGCAGAGCCTctccaggaggaggaagagccatGTTGGGATTTTCACACAGCAACTTGAACCGCTGCAATCCTCACCCTCTTCTGGGATGCTGAAGTGAGTAATTGCATAGCTTCATCGATACTtgggttggaaaagacctcaacagatcatcgagtctgacccctgcctgggcaggagagagcactgggtcagacgaccccagccaggtgtctgtccagcctcctcttaaagacccccgagggaggggagagccccacctcccttgggagcccgttcccaattttggccaccctcactgtgaagaagtttttcctgatatctagcttaaatctgctctctgtccatTTGTGCCCATCGCCCCTTgctaccccaagaggcgccctggtgagcAGAGCGTCcccgatcccttgctgcgcccccctgatgaatttgcaGAGGAAGACTTTAATTTCTTTTGCTATTGCAGTAGACACTGGCTTATTACTCCCACTTTCCAACttctcaatatttttttcctccaaccAAATGTCTATCAAGTCCTTAAGTTCTTCTCCAGTCCAGTTGGCTTCAGCGCCTGTGGTGGCGGTGGCTATTTTGAATAGGGGAACCGTGGCAGCTACACACGGTCACTGAGAAGCCCCCGAAATGGCAGGAGCCATGGGTGGGGAAGGGCTTCCGACCTCggtgcagggcagccatgacTCCCCCAGCAGGTGGTCCAGCCCCCAGCAGAGCCCcatcaacccccccacccccccactccacaatGCAGAGGCCACGTGCCCTCCATTCCAGCCTCCCTCGCAGGCTCATCACGTGGTCGCCTAGCAACCCCATGGGAATGCGGTGACATCATCCCATGAGGGACCAGGTGACATCACAACAGTCCATGGCCCATCCCTAtctctggtgctggggggggCCTGCCTGGTTGCCTTTGGGGCTGCCGGGTGCGGGGGCCCTCTGTGGCAGAATACATCTccgtctctccccaaactctgtcTCTGTGTCGTGCGGCTCCGAGGTCGGACGCGGGGCTTGTCTGgggggtttggacagggctggtcctgcctccgGACTGCATGggaccccacagctccctgccagccctgccatcTCTGTGCTATGGGAACCAGGTTTTTGCAATGCATTGTGGGAGAATCCCAGGCAGCGGCTGcatccaccccctccctgctgcctgctccggGGGCTCCTTGACCCTGGTGCGCAGGCTGGCGTGGGTCAGGCtgtcatccccacccccacccagtggCCCTTTGTGATGTCACATTGCCACGGAACTGATTGGCTGGAGCCAGGATGTGGTTTATGATGTCACACGGGTCGGTGGGTCAGCAGTTGGTGCTGTGCGCCCGGGGAAGATGGGTCTGGTTGCCCTCCTCCTGATGCTGCTGGCGCTGGCCGGCCCCGTGTGGGGTGCTGATTACCCCTGCGGGTTCGtgaccccaggctggggctggcacggatggagctggggggcacaggcctgggagggggcagcGTGGGGGCCGGGCACAGCTCAGCCCCGGGGTAACAGGGGGCAAAGTCTGGCACTGATGCACAGCCATCTCCCGCCAGGGCGGACTGTGGGACGCAGCCCCTGGCAGCGAGCTACGGCAACATGCGGGTTGTGGGCGGCCACAACTCCATGCCGGGGTCCTGGCCCTGGATCGTCAGCATCCAGGTTCGCACCAAGACCGGCTACGAGCACATCTGCGGCGGGTCCCTCAtccaccccagctgggtgctCACCGCCGCCCACTGCTTCAAGACCAAGTGAGTTTGGGGACGGGGCTGGACCCGGAGGGGATGCGCGGACTGGGAGGACCCCATGGGGATGGggagcctgggctctgcccctgccctgatgcagccggcgctgtgctgtgctggcaggAAGATGTTCGGGCTGCGCGGGGTGATCGGCGCCACACAGCTCTCCAGGCTGGGCCCCCAGGTCCAGGTGCGCAACTACCGGCAGGTGGTGCCGCACGAGAACTACCAGCGCCAGGGGCAGCTCAACGACATCGCCCTGCTGGAGCTGGACGAGCCCGTCCAGTGCAGCGAGTACATCCAGCTGGCCTGCGTGCCTGACCGCACCGTGGACCTGAACAAGCTCACCACCTGCTGGGTCAGCGGCTGGGGCTACATGAGGGAGGATGGTGAGCGCTGGCAGGGTGTGGGCGGGATGAGCTGCCCTGCCAAgggcagtggggagtgcagggtgGGCTCAGACACCCCAGGGGTAACGCTGTCTGTGCTCCTGCAGTTGAAGTCGTGCCCGACATCCTGCAGGAAGCCCAGGTCTACTACATCGACTATGCCAAGTGCAACGGCAGCGGCTGGTACGAGGGCCAAATCAACCGCAACACCATATGCGCAGGCCACGAGAAGGGCGGCATCGACACCTGCCAGGTGCATggcgccggcccctccccacacGGCCTCCCCTAGCTCTGGGCTGCCAGACGAAGTGGCTCTCACACGTGCTCCATCCTCAGCTTCTCCTGACCTGGCCTcaaccccttcctgccccccttgcTGGCTGTCCCAGTCAGACGCATTCCCCCCTGCACTGCGCTGCCAGGGGTGTTGCGTGGGCATGGGCACGGGggcagagcaggctccccagggaTGTATGAAGCACTCACAGGGTGTCCTCAGCGAGGAGACTGGCCAGAGCCCGTGGGGCATGCCGCAGGGCtgcaatgctgctgccaccagcgaATGCAAGCGCCTGCAGAGCGCGTGTACCTTAGGCCCCGGGGAAGCTGAGGTgggagccctggccccagctgccctaGTGCATGAGACCCCGGGGGCtgtgcaggaggggagggagggcgcTGCACAGTACCCAGCCGCCCAtgggcagtaggcctgtgcaaagcagctagtatttgcttcggattcagccgattcagaggacagcgaGTCAATTCAGTGATTTCAATCTCTGTctcaaatcaatttggctgaatctgattcagaaattCGGCTTCTGCTGAgtcggccgaatctccaaatcacacaggcctatcccccgcctgctctccgcCTGGCCTCTCCTCCCggctttttggggaaaaaaagcctgtactgaccagctgctgccaggtggtggggaggggtggcccccactgcccccattgccccacgctcatggcagagcccccagaagccccaaggccactgcagcagctgatgggcccggggctttttctttttttttaaagggcgggagctggggggggggcgggcagggcagccatgggggtgctgggagagtgggtgggggctggggggcaatagggggcagtgggaatcacccccccacctggcagcagccaatgagtgagggctattttttaaagagccgggagcaggggcaggtggggcagccgtgggggggctgggagagtgggctggggttgggggttgctcaggggggctaggggagccggcagggcatggggcctggcaggggtccccccatggtcccctcccactcccccacccctgccccctactttCCAGCTTGCAATCTGGGTCTAGCTGCAGCCaacagggactgcccgaatcactgaagctctccaaatcttttctgaatcgattcgaagagctttgaatcaattcggaccttttaattggtcccctgcttcgattcagatttggagattcagccagcaaatcgggccaaatctactccaaatcaaatcagcacctgaaactttgcacagccctaatgggcagCGCTTTTCTGACCAGGGGAAGCCTGGCCACGGCTCCCCggctgcccaggacaggggcatCAGTCCTCTGAGGCACCCCCGGGGCCGGGACCTGCGCTCCCCCATTGTCCGGGGTCCCCAGGCCTCACCCCCCAACCTGTGCTGCAGGGCGACAGTGGTGGCCCCCTCCAGTGCCGGGAGCAAACGTCCAACCGCTTCTGGGTCGTGGGGCTCACCAGCTGGGGGATGGGCTGTGCCAGGCCCCGGCAGCCCGGGATCTACACCCTCACGCCAAACTACTTCGAATGGATCGTGGCCAACATGAAGCCAGCGCCGAAGAAGCAGGCAaccccgcccccagccccggtGTCCGTCCCCGTTCAAATGGCCATGCCCACCTCGCAGTTCAGCACCGCGCAGCCACTGCCGCCAATGCCGCTGCCACCGGTAAATCAGAAGCCAAAACCAGGTACCTGTAAGTCAGGCCGGAGCAGCAACGCCAATTTAGTCAAACGGCTGAACAACTTCCTGAAGGCTGTGAAGGAAGACAAGCATTGAGCAGGACGGAGAGCAGGGCACCGGGCTGGCCGGGGGCTGTTTCTGGGCACTGGACGCTGCCCCAGGGGACTCtggcacccagccctgctcctcttgGTGCccttgctgctggcagggaaagAGTAAAAGAGTATTTCTTGTGGTTGGCTTTGCCTCTGTCCTCCCCCATCCTGCCCAGAGCCACATGGGAGCCACGAGGCACCGAGGGGACCCCGCACACACAGAGCCCACCAGGCTggagggtgaggggcagcaggaggggatggagatggggaaggggcaaTACAGGTGCGCCTTTTGCCAGGCCGGCGGGCAAGAGGgcagagcagctgggctggagtagcaatgggcagggctggccctcgCACCTGGCCCACTACCAGCCAGCTGCCCCAGGCCGGGCACGGGAAGGACAGGATGCGGCACTCTGCATAAAGTCCTTTAGTGCCAGTTTTTCCATGAGCTCCACTCCCAGGTCTGGGCAGGACCCTTCTCTGCCGGGAGAGGAGGGCAGCTTGGGCTTCCTGAATTGCAGGAAGGGCACAACATCCAAGGGCATGGCCTACTGGCCAGGCCACATCTCCCCTGGTGAGTCCTGGGGGCCCGGACACCTGTCATGGGTGCACCCTGGGGCCAGACCTGGGTGCCCTgtggggtctgcccagcctggcctgggatGCCTCGTTCCCTTGGTGGGGCCAAGGTGAGTTTGCTGATGGATAACTTGGCGCAGCACCAAGGTCTCATGCTGCCCCCCGCTCCCGCCATgccccaggggagcagggcagcctggggcaggatcagccccatccaaaccagTCCAGATAAACCCCATGCCTGACCCTGGAGCCACACAACACAGTCATCCTTGGGGCatcacccccgcccctgcccccaggaaagcAGGGGGGTCGCGgctgccaacgtcctgctgctgccaggggatgTCACGGgcactgcagagagcccaggcccgggctgtgcccccgctgcagaggaccAGTCCTGCCCCGTTGCAGAGGACCGTGCCCCCGTTGCCCCAGCGTGACCAGTCTGAGCAGAGGGAAAtcctttcctgccccagtgctgccacatgtGTGTCTCCTCCGAAGGAAGTGcacaggtcagtttgccacccctctcccctcccggGGAAGGCTCTCCATAGCACTCCTCACTCTCGTTGGCTGATTTTGATATTCTAATAAATGATCCCTAATTGGTTTTATTCAAATTTCCTTGTTTTCTTAACCTTTTGGAACTGGATGGAGCCACATTTTTTCATGGTCCTAGAAGGGGTCAATGGGTGGCTTATCCAGGGCTTTTTATCCCTAGGCCATCTGACCCCGGCCTGTCAATAGCCCGTGAAGGCTTTACCCCAAAGTCAGCAtgcatgggatggggcagggcagacggggaattggcagcaggggcacctcGCCGTGCAGGGGCTGATGTTTACTGGCCCATCTCTGCAAGGAGGGACATACAGCTGGGCTAACAGGACCGTCCCCATGACCCCCTGGGCAGGCACGGGCTGgagcaccagctccagcagcagaagGAAGTGGAAGTGCAGCAGGATGCTCTGCCGCAGTCTGTCATCGTTAACACTAACGTCACGTGCACGTCTGGAGGATGCACCACGATAGTCGTGCAGGCACCGCCTGGATCGAGTGGACTCGTGCACCACCGACATACGTGGAGGTAGGGAGCGCGGGCTGGCAtgtccgtgcagaggaggga
Coding sequences:
- the LOC102561178 gene encoding acrosin, whose translation is MGLVALLLMLLALAGPVWGADYPCGADCGTQPLAASYGNMRVVGGHNSMPGSWPWIVSIQVRTKTGYEHICGGSLIHPSWVLTAAHCFKTKKMFGLRGVIGATQLSRLGPQVQVRNYRQVVPHENYQRQGQLNDIALLELDEPVQCSEYIQLACVPDRTVDLNKLTTCWVSGWGYMREDVEVVPDILQEAQVYYIDYAKCNGSGWYEGQINRNTICAGHEKGGIDTCQGDSGGPLQCREQTSNRFWVVGLTSWGMGCARPRQPGIYTLTPNYFEWIVANMKPAPKKQATPPPAPVSVPVQMAMPTSQFSTAQPLPPMPLPPVNQKPKPGTCKSGRSSNANLVKRLNNFLKAVKEDKH